The Glycine soja cultivar W05 chromosome 3, ASM419377v2, whole genome shotgun sequence genome window below encodes:
- the LOC114406361 gene encoding serine/threonine-protein kinase OXI1-like, giving the protein MSDSDTRQNDITKPLDLENLRVVSAVGRGAKGVVFLARTGDRSSEECVALKVIPKALILQKAKLINDVEYTRVSFEEQVLRRFDHLLLPRLRGVFETEKVVGFGIDYCHGGTLHSLRKKQTEKMFSDDTIRFYAVELVLALEYLHNLGIVYRDLKPENVMIQDNGHIMLVDFDLSKKLNPKSPHSLSQNSSPSPNSKTKQTRKQRLMRFYSFCNSGILPCDSDSEPPLSSVNSVRHTESDLVEKSNSFVGTEEYVAPEIVSGKGHGFSVDWWSYGVVLYEMLYGTTPFKGSNRKETFYRILMKEPELTGEKTALRDLIGKLLEKNPDRRIQVNEIKGHNFFKGVKWDTVLHIARPPYIPENEVENKVGFSKSDVEVFVDNVFFPTGDDGGEKTKTLLDNNNNNNNNNNNNNNNNNKVWIDELSHVPIGKKNDDFLIF; this is encoded by the exons ATGAGCGACAGCGACACCCGCCAAAACGACATCACAAAGCCACTCGATTTGGAAAACCTGAGAGTCGTCTCGGCCGTGGGGCGCGGCGCCAAGGGCGTCGTGTTCCTCGCGAGAACCGGTGACCGGTCGTCGGAAGAATGCGTGGCGCTAAAGGTGATACCGAAGGCGCTGATTCTTCAGAAGGCGAAACTAATAAACGACGTGGAGTACACCAGGGTGTCGTTTGAAGAGCAGGTGCTACGTCGTTTCGATCATCTGCTTCTGCCTAGGTTAAGAGGGGTTTTCGAAACTGAGAAAGTCGTTGGTTTCGGTATTGATTACTGCCACGGTGGCACGCTCCATTCGCTTAGGAAGAAACAGACCGAGAAAATGTTCTCCGATGACACGATCAG GTTTTATGCAGTGGAATTGGTTCTCGCATTGGAGTATTTGCACAATTTGGGAATAGTGTATAGAGATCTGAAGCCAGAGAATGTGATGATTCAAGATAACGGTCACATAATGTTGGTTGATTTTGACCTCTCCAAAAAGCTAAACCCTAAATCCCCTCACTCACTGAGTCAAAACTCTTCCCCGAGTCCCAACTCGAAGACAAAACAAACTAGGAAGCAACGATTAATGCGTTTCTACAGTTTCTGCAACTCGGGAATCTTGCCCTGCGACTCGGACTCGGAGCCCCCACTCAGCAGCGTCAACTCAGTGCGTCACACCGAGTCCGACTTGGTTGAAAAATCAAACTCGTTCGTAGGAACAGAAGAGTATGTGGCACCAGAAATAGTCTCCGGAAAAGGTCACGGCTTCAGCGTTGATTGGTGGTCGTACGGTGTTGTTTTGTATGAGATGTTGTATGGAACAACGCCGTTTAAGGGCTCGAATAGGAAAGAGACATTTTACCGAATCTTAATGAAGGAGCCGGAGTTAACGGGGGAGAAGACGGCGTTACGGGATTTGATTGGGAAATTGTTGGAGAAAAATCCTGACCGTCGGATTCAGGTTAATGAAATCAAGGGCCACAATTTTTTCAAGGGGGTTAAGTGGGACACGGTGTTGCACATTGCGAGGCCACCTTATATTCCCGAAAATGAGGTTGAGAACAAAGTGGGGTTCAGCAAAAGCGACGTGGAAGTGTTCGTGGACAACGTGTTTTTTCCAACGGGTGATGATGGaggagagaaaacaaaaacgctgttggataataataataataataataataataataataataataataataataataataaagtgtgGATTGACGAATTAAGTCATGTTCCCATTGGGAAGAAGAATGacgattttttgattttttga